A single window of Vibrio campbellii CAIM 519 = NBRC 15631 = ATCC 25920 DNA harbors:
- a CDS encoding neutral zinc metallopeptidase yields the protein MRWRNSKRSSNVEDRRGQPGVRSSASTGLLVAQLFRFLPFLLKSKVGRVVLLGGVLFFGYQALMGDGDLMGQIAGTPAVTQQPNNSADSQALTDENAQFVAAILGTTETVWSELLPNGYSEPTLVLYSGSTMTGCGVGKAVTGPFYCPADRKIYLDLSFMDELKRLGAPGDFAFAYVIAHEVGHHVQTLLGTNNQVRQLQQQSSRVEANELSVKLELQADCYAGVWGFYVNNEMKLLESGDMEEGIAAASAVGDDRLQSMAGQSVQPDSFTHGSSEQRVEWFQKGFQSGDPNQCQTFETN from the coding sequence ATGCGATGGCGCAATAGTAAAAGAAGCTCAAACGTAGAAGACCGTCGAGGACAACCAGGGGTAAGAAGCTCTGCTTCTACAGGCTTGCTCGTTGCGCAATTGTTCCGTTTTCTGCCTTTCCTTTTAAAAAGCAAGGTAGGGCGAGTGGTGTTACTTGGTGGCGTTCTGTTCTTTGGGTATCAAGCTCTTATGGGAGATGGTGACCTGATGGGACAAATTGCAGGCACGCCAGCAGTGACGCAACAGCCAAACAACTCAGCAGATAGCCAAGCGTTAACGGATGAGAATGCCCAATTTGTTGCGGCCATACTAGGGACGACCGAAACGGTTTGGAGTGAACTGCTGCCTAATGGTTATTCGGAGCCTACTTTAGTGTTGTACAGTGGTTCTACAATGACAGGGTGCGGCGTGGGTAAGGCGGTGACAGGGCCGTTTTATTGCCCAGCAGATCGGAAAATATATCTAGATTTGAGCTTTATGGATGAGCTTAAAAGACTCGGAGCACCGGGAGACTTTGCCTTCGCTTACGTAATTGCTCATGAAGTTGGCCACCACGTACAAACACTGCTTGGCACCAACAATCAAGTTCGCCAATTGCAACAGCAATCCTCTAGAGTTGAAGCGAATGAATTGAGTGTCAAACTTGAACTGCAAGCTGACTGCTACGCTGGCGTATGGGGATTCTACGTCAATAATGAGATGAAACTGCTTGAGTCTGGAGATATGGAAGAGGGGATTGCTGCGGCAAGTGCTGTGGGCGATGACCGATTACAATCTATGGCAGGGCAAAGTGTACAGCCCGATAGTTTTACTCATGGATCTTCAGAGCAGCGGGTCGAGTGGTTTCAAAAAGGCTTTCAATCGGGTGATCCAAACCAATGCCAAACATTCGAAACTAACTGA
- a CDS encoding DUF2058 domain-containing protein, which translates to MAKLTLQEQMLKAGLVNEKKLKKAKKGSKKSRVQAREVKAAVEENKRQQLERDKQLSEQQNAERLNKEIKAQINQLIEMNKVDLKDGDIKYNFTHGTLVKSLYVDSIIRDQLIKGILAIAIVGESYVVIPRPVANKIAQRDESVIIEQKEPESDIPAEDDPYADFVVPDDLMW; encoded by the coding sequence ATGGCAAAACTTACCCTTCAAGAGCAGATGCTAAAAGCAGGCTTGGTTAACGAGAAAAAACTGAAAAAAGCGAAAAAAGGCTCTAAAAAATCACGCGTTCAAGCTCGCGAAGTAAAGGCGGCGGTTGAAGAGAACAAACGTCAGCAGTTAGAGCGTGACAAGCAATTGAGCGAGCAACAAAATGCAGAACGCTTGAACAAAGAAATCAAAGCGCAAATCAACCAGCTGATTGAAATGAACAAGGTTGATTTGAAAGATGGCGACATCAAATACAACTTCACACACGGTACACTTGTGAAGTCGCTTTACGTCGATTCAATCATCCGTGATCAATTGATCAAAGGTATCTTGGCGATTGCCATCGTCGGTGAGAGCTATGTAGTTATTCCTCGCCCTGTTGCAAACAAGATTGCTCAGCGTGACGAGTCTGTGATCATTGAACAGAAAGAGCCTGAGTCAGATATCCCAGCAGAAGATGACCCATACGCAGATTTCGTCGTGCCAGACGATTTGATGTGGTAA
- a CDS encoding peptidase — protein MQISPSLIFLGIGIGIFLIILIFLTTRYKKVRGEGDALIVNGLHATRASLTGTFVWPVINKFEFMDITRKKISVVRSGRKDQEGEEYEGLHCRDNIRADLKVDFYIGVNHEEEDIVRVAKLFTAHDASNLERLKEHFQPKFSEALKTAVKQFEFEELLTNRRAFRDAVVEVIGSEMDGFKIYDVVIDKVDQTALDAHSPGNILDVEGIRKISAITAQKNTETNAIRQDERTTIKKKNVEAEANRLQLDKQEKESIARTQREIDIIKAQEEALAAEKREEYERITKLAELETEEEVAKKRESVEMEVEMTRIANQRQVAIQQEELNRSVETERVRTSTEVAEREMQKETTVEEAMKSVAETRSQRVEIERKIAREEEETENLRVNERVNREKRIKLTEAEAVAESAQIELLVAARAEKDAARERSERILIENEAELKVKTRDAENELAVKTRQAEAEQVVTTKRAEAEFVAKDREAAAKERMAQAEKELISATGLAEVEVERERALAIKETGEAEAYTLQSAGEAEAQALRAKGLAEAEAQTARFEAAQQYDDHTREHDKWVMQLQQEKDLELARIDAQKTVVGANAQALGEALSKADIRLFGGEGMEQIRRTIMDAAVVDAKFNESEVLNPLVSDYVNGNRSLPQDIKDVLESTELKSSDLSNVALASLLNSQGGAAELMKKIQSSLDTTTSDKS, from the coding sequence ATGCAGATTTCTCCAAGTCTGATATTCCTTGGGATTGGTATCGGGATTTTTTTGATTATTCTTATCTTTCTCACCACCCGATATAAAAAGGTTCGAGGTGAAGGCGACGCACTAATTGTCAATGGACTGCATGCCACGCGCGCTTCTCTAACTGGTACTTTTGTATGGCCAGTGATCAACAAATTTGAGTTTATGGATATTACTCGTAAGAAGATCTCTGTTGTTCGAAGTGGACGCAAAGATCAAGAAGGCGAAGAATACGAAGGCCTTCATTGCCGAGACAACATTCGTGCGGACCTTAAAGTTGATTTCTACATCGGTGTGAATCACGAAGAAGAAGATATTGTTCGTGTTGCTAAACTTTTTACTGCTCATGATGCTTCTAACCTAGAGCGCCTAAAAGAGCACTTCCAGCCTAAGTTCTCTGAAGCACTGAAAACGGCAGTAAAACAGTTTGAATTTGAAGAGCTGTTAACGAATCGCCGCGCTTTCCGTGATGCCGTTGTTGAAGTCATCGGTAGCGAAATGGATGGCTTTAAGATCTACGACGTTGTTATCGATAAAGTTGACCAAACCGCGCTGGACGCCCATAGCCCGGGCAACATTCTTGACGTAGAAGGTATCCGTAAGATCTCTGCCATTACAGCGCAAAAGAATACGGAAACCAACGCGATTCGTCAGGATGAACGCACAACGATCAAGAAGAAAAATGTTGAAGCTGAAGCAAACCGCTTACAGCTTGATAAGCAAGAAAAAGAGAGTATTGCCCGCACTCAGCGTGAAATCGATATTATCAAAGCGCAAGAAGAAGCGTTGGCCGCTGAAAAACGTGAAGAATATGAGCGAATCACCAAGCTAGCGGAGCTGGAAACTGAAGAAGAAGTGGCCAAGAAGCGCGAAAGCGTCGAGATGGAAGTCGAGATGACGCGTATCGCAAACCAACGCCAAGTGGCAATTCAACAAGAAGAATTGAACCGTTCAGTAGAGACTGAGCGAGTTCGTACTTCTACGGAGGTTGCTGAGCGAGAAATGCAGAAAGAGACGACGGTAGAAGAAGCGATGAAGTCTGTCGCGGAAACTCGTTCTCAGCGTGTAGAAATCGAACGTAAGATTGCTCGCGAAGAAGAAGAGACGGAAAACCTACGCGTTAATGAGCGAGTTAACCGTGAAAAACGCATCAAACTGACGGAAGCAGAAGCGGTTGCTGAATCTGCACAGATTGAACTGCTGGTTGCCGCTCGTGCAGAGAAAGATGCCGCTCGCGAACGTTCTGAACGTATTTTGATTGAGAACGAAGCTGAGCTGAAAGTGAAAACGCGTGATGCGGAAAACGAGCTAGCGGTGAAGACACGTCAAGCCGAAGCGGAACAAGTAGTGACGACCAAGCGTGCAGAAGCTGAGTTTGTGGCGAAAGACCGTGAAGCTGCAGCAAAAGAGCGTATGGCACAGGCAGAAAAAGAGCTGATCAGTGCTACGGGTCTTGCTGAAGTGGAAGTTGAGCGCGAGCGTGCACTTGCGATCAAAGAGACGGGTGAAGCAGAAGCTTACACCTTACAAAGTGCCGGTGAAGCGGAAGCGCAAGCTCTACGTGCTAAAGGCCTGGCAGAAGCAGAAGCTCAGACAGCTCGCTTTGAGGCGGCTCAGCAATACGATGATCACACCCGTGAACACGACAAGTGGGTAATGCAGTTGCAACAAGAGAAAGACCTTGAATTGGCGCGCATTGATGCTCAGAAAACCGTGGTTGGGGCGAACGCTCAAGCCTTGGGTGAGGCGCTATCGAAAGCCGATATCCGTTTGTTTGGTGGTGAAGGAATGGAGCAAATCCGTCGCACTATCATGGATGCCGCTGTCGTCGATGCGAAGTTTAATGAATCAGAGGTTCTTAACCCACTGGTCTCAGATTATGTGAATGGCAACCGTAGCCTGCCGCAAGACATCAAAGACGTTTTAGAGAGTACAGAACTGAAAAGCAGTGACTTGAGTAATGTCGCGCTCGCGAGTTTACTGAATTCACAAGGTGGCGCTGCGGAGCTAATGAAGAAAATACAAAGCTCCCTAGATACGACAACCAGCGATAAATCATAA
- a CDS encoding DNA repair ATPase, with amino-acid sequence MSDMTQKAVSDAGAYDVLKTRLLQQGSQLKSLSQSFNQQRQETFGGQDFKLIGKVNVQTDAKCIPIDMAQVNQHLLFGYHVQVGMKATPSLDDVFGLYHLHENEGTFRVEPLPLESSFLSDSRFTHELTELFTYYRDAKLSQISRQESTLYIAFQIGMRPEDRKVFRFQINAHSIEYIDSLGQNALTSVPQHDFDWIPTTRDDHVLGDHPHVSIQDKLFVECVGGDLTIKVEDNTKDGKGIYREDVEDPHQSVADAHIDYAFVGDLIALRVKPNREKHARYFLYNSVTQSVVRADALGGSAKTLPEDHGVLYANGYVLSNGEDKQFAFDADQLKFFQQITSPNGEDILYIFFNAVEGYYIAYTYNLIEKKFEAPMESHGYSLYPDGRWLVFQLSENEEASTIHPMRIWDTPFSTPEHYAKVNAQTQGSSPLFNLGNTELVRALSSVLSICQLAQSEEVTQAAYEVLIKQCRSTLDHYTWLNHDYACGIGSAINDLMGTTDKIIDEFAKVQQLQKHASSSLDEQKSAVSELIGKIKLAPKEQANTLLSLLSEVKGQVGVTMSLRQQHYIDEVQVDRLLEELQAQRESLNLHLLTLLQDEKAYVPFKKQIQKIELQLEEVTKTAEIQKLNEEVETLRHELQIVTEEVTDIETEDPTQATRILDLTTEVTSLLNTVSAKLRAKSQSLQSEEAQAEFSAQFKLLSQSVSSAMEQALTPDDCDTQLAKLVGQLDKLESRFADFDQFLSEIYSKRDEIQSTLDNHKQQLIAGQQRRVQNLLQAANVTMSSIEKRVERFDDVAGLNSYFATDAMVLKLQQLSQTIRELGDSVKADSVDSKLKSLQDQSLRALRDNQDIFEKGGTVLRLGKHRFSVNQQPLDLSLVDQSGELALHISGTDFYQAVEDKAFLDLQTVSRLDVASESEEVYRAEYLAYLILHQASINQDGQSLDKLYDALRENKLNELVQRFAAPRYREGYVKGIHDHDAVNILRKVLPVYQQAGLLRYSQTARSKAILWLLEQDADQIDHYQQQAQNAKLLREHLNASQAYQELQKQLVDSLNDDQHEAADYLAQLLSEQDWQIEVSQDSLSLCEDYLQFRRSLGWQPQPLSFTESFNDHHQWLSAYTAKKQYGQAFVCEAATVAVVNTLSEKRLASVDFSLVCHVEGLLGEHTLISKGSLELVLDDFIQRNEHHRSSVVPSFEAYLSQRTQLLSSAKEDFRLSEFKPRPLTSFVRNKLISESYLPLIGDNFAKQMGTLGDKKRTDLMGMLLLISPPGYGKTTLIEYVAHKLGLVFMKINGPSIGHQATSLDPADAPDQNAAREIEKINLAFEMGNNVLLYLDDIQHTHPEFLQKFISLCDGTRRIEGTWKGKTKTYDMRGKKFAVVMAGNPYTESGEAFRIPDMLANRADIYNLGDMLSDQKSIFDLSFIENSLTSNNVLAPLATRDLNDLYRFVRMAEGESIALSEMSHSYSAIESGEIVTTLQKLIMAQQIVLKVNQQYIKSAATADQYRVEPPFKLQGSYRNMNKLAEKISSVMTDQEMHTLLQDHYQGEAQTLAAGTEENLLKLAELRGDMTDEQQARWSEIKEGYQRQQMMGDSEDRAGQVVQQLAMLNQHVARFGRHDQEGS; translated from the coding sequence ATGTCAGATATGACTCAAAAAGCGGTGAGTGATGCTGGTGCATACGATGTTTTAAAGACGCGTTTGTTGCAGCAAGGCAGCCAGCTAAAGTCTCTCTCCCAATCCTTCAATCAGCAACGCCAAGAAACGTTTGGCGGCCAAGATTTTAAATTGATCGGCAAGGTCAATGTTCAAACCGATGCTAAGTGCATTCCAATCGATATGGCTCAGGTAAACCAGCATTTATTGTTCGGTTATCATGTGCAAGTTGGGATGAAAGCGACGCCTTCATTAGACGATGTGTTTGGGCTTTATCACCTCCATGAAAATGAAGGGACATTTCGTGTTGAGCCGCTTCCACTTGAATCCAGTTTTTTATCCGATTCCCGTTTTACCCATGAATTGACGGAACTGTTTACTTACTACCGAGACGCAAAGCTTTCTCAAATCTCTCGTCAAGAAAGCACGCTTTATATCGCCTTCCAAATTGGCATGCGTCCAGAAGACAGAAAAGTTTTCCGTTTTCAGATCAACGCTCATTCTATCGAGTACATTGATTCCCTGGGTCAGAACGCCTTAACCAGTGTTCCTCAACATGATTTTGATTGGATCCCAACAACGCGAGATGACCACGTGCTTGGCGATCATCCGCACGTGTCTATTCAAGATAAGTTGTTTGTTGAATGTGTTGGCGGGGACTTAACCATCAAGGTCGAAGACAATACCAAAGATGGTAAAGGTATCTATAGAGAAGACGTTGAAGACCCACACCAAAGCGTGGCTGACGCACACATCGATTACGCGTTTGTCGGAGACTTAATTGCGCTACGAGTAAAGCCAAACCGAGAAAAGCACGCTCGATACTTCCTCTACAATTCAGTGACTCAGTCCGTCGTAAGGGCTGATGCATTAGGGGGAAGCGCAAAAACGCTACCTGAAGATCATGGCGTGCTGTACGCCAATGGCTACGTTCTATCTAATGGTGAAGACAAACAGTTCGCCTTTGACGCTGACCAGCTCAAGTTTTTCCAGCAGATCACGTCACCGAATGGTGAAGACATTCTTTATATCTTTTTCAACGCCGTTGAAGGTTATTACATCGCGTACACCTACAACTTGATTGAGAAGAAATTTGAAGCACCAATGGAGAGCCACGGTTACAGCTTATACCCAGATGGCCGCTGGTTAGTGTTTCAATTGTCTGAGAATGAAGAGGCGTCGACCATCCACCCGATGAGGATTTGGGATACGCCATTTTCTACCCCAGAGCACTATGCGAAAGTCAACGCGCAAACCCAAGGCAGCAGTCCACTGTTCAATCTTGGTAATACTGAGTTGGTTCGAGCGCTGTCTTCTGTTCTTTCGATTTGCCAATTAGCGCAGAGTGAAGAAGTAACTCAAGCTGCCTATGAAGTACTTATCAAGCAGTGTCGCTCGACCCTCGATCACTACACTTGGCTCAATCATGATTACGCTTGTGGAATAGGCAGTGCGATCAATGATCTCATGGGGACTACCGATAAGATCATCGATGAGTTTGCCAAAGTTCAGCAGTTACAAAAACATGCTTCCAGCAGCCTTGATGAGCAAAAATCGGCAGTTTCCGAGCTCATTGGCAAAATCAAACTGGCCCCAAAAGAGCAAGCGAACACATTACTGAGTTTGCTTAGTGAAGTAAAAGGGCAAGTCGGTGTGACTATGTCGCTCCGTCAGCAACATTACATTGATGAAGTTCAAGTTGACCGTTTGCTTGAAGAATTACAGGCACAGCGCGAGTCACTTAATCTGCATTTGCTCACCCTTCTTCAAGACGAAAAAGCGTACGTCCCTTTCAAGAAGCAAATTCAAAAAATTGAATTACAGCTCGAAGAAGTAACTAAAACGGCGGAGATTCAGAAGCTTAATGAAGAAGTGGAAACGCTTCGTCATGAGCTCCAGATAGTGACGGAAGAAGTCACGGACATCGAAACCGAAGACCCGACACAAGCAACTCGAATCTTAGACCTTACCACAGAAGTAACGTCGCTACTTAACACTGTTTCAGCCAAGCTAAGAGCAAAATCTCAAAGCTTACAAAGTGAAGAAGCTCAAGCGGAATTCAGTGCTCAATTTAAGCTGCTCAGCCAGTCTGTGAGCAGTGCAATGGAGCAAGCGTTAACGCCAGATGATTGTGATACCCAGCTTGCTAAGCTCGTTGGGCAACTGGATAAGTTAGAGTCGCGCTTCGCGGATTTCGACCAGTTTTTAAGCGAGATTTATTCAAAGCGTGATGAGATCCAATCAACGTTGGATAACCACAAGCAGCAGCTCATTGCAGGTCAACAACGTCGAGTACAAAACTTACTTCAAGCTGCCAACGTCACCATGAGCAGCATAGAAAAACGCGTTGAGCGATTCGATGATGTTGCAGGGCTGAACAGCTACTTTGCCACCGACGCAATGGTTCTCAAGCTACAACAGTTGTCTCAGACTATTCGTGAGCTTGGCGACAGTGTCAAAGCAGACAGCGTTGACTCAAAATTGAAGTCGCTTCAAGACCAATCGCTACGTGCATTACGAGATAACCAAGACATCTTCGAGAAAGGTGGAACGGTTCTGCGCTTGGGCAAGCATAGATTTAGCGTCAACCAGCAACCACTTGACCTCAGCTTGGTCGATCAAAGTGGTGAGTTGGCGCTACACATCTCCGGTACGGATTTTTACCAAGCGGTAGAAGACAAAGCATTTCTCGATCTGCAAACCGTCTCTCGTTTAGACGTTGCCTCAGAGAGTGAGGAAGTCTATCGAGCGGAGTATCTGGCGTACTTAATCTTGCATCAAGCGTCTATCAATCAAGATGGGCAGAGCCTAGATAAGCTTTATGATGCCTTGAGAGAAAATAAGTTGAACGAACTTGTTCAACGCTTTGCAGCACCACGTTATCGAGAAGGGTATGTCAAAGGTATCCACGATCATGATGCGGTCAACATTTTACGTAAAGTGCTGCCTGTTTATCAGCAAGCGGGGTTATTGCGTTACAGCCAAACCGCGCGCTCGAAGGCCATCTTGTGGCTATTAGAGCAAGATGCTGACCAAATAGATCATTATCAACAACAGGCGCAAAACGCGAAGTTATTGCGAGAGCATTTAAATGCATCGCAAGCGTATCAAGAGCTGCAAAAACAACTGGTTGATTCCCTAAATGATGATCAACATGAAGCCGCTGACTACCTTGCGCAGCTATTGAGTGAGCAAGATTGGCAAATCGAAGTGAGTCAGGATTCCCTTTCTCTCTGCGAAGATTATTTGCAATTTAGACGCAGTTTGGGCTGGCAACCTCAACCGCTCAGTTTTACCGAGTCATTTAACGATCATCATCAGTGGTTAAGTGCGTACACTGCGAAAAAGCAATACGGTCAGGCATTCGTATGCGAAGCGGCGACGGTGGCAGTGGTGAATACCTTGTCTGAGAAAAGGCTAGCCAGTGTCGACTTTTCATTGGTGTGTCATGTCGAAGGGTTACTGGGAGAGCACACCCTAATTAGCAAAGGCAGTTTAGAGCTCGTATTGGATGACTTTATTCAAAGAAACGAACATCACCGAAGCTCTGTGGTTCCGAGCTTTGAAGCTTATCTATCCCAGCGCACCCAGTTGTTGAGTTCTGCAAAGGAAGATTTCCGTCTTAGTGAGTTTAAACCTCGCCCATTAACGTCATTTGTACGCAACAAGCTGATCAGTGAGAGTTACTTACCTCTTATTGGCGACAACTTTGCTAAGCAAATGGGTACGTTAGGCGATAAAAAACGTACTGACTTGATGGGGATGCTACTTCTTATCTCTCCGCCTGGTTATGGTAAAACGACGTTAATTGAGTATGTTGCACACAAATTAGGTTTGGTGTTCATGAAGATCAATGGCCCATCCATCGGTCATCAAGCGACATCCCTCGACCCCGCTGACGCCCCTGATCAAAATGCGGCTCGCGAAATTGAGAAAATTAACCTCGCTTTCGAGATGGGCAACAACGTGTTGCTTTACTTGGATGATATTCAACATACCCATCCCGAATTCTTACAGAAATTCATCTCACTCTGTGATGGCACGCGTCGCATAGAAGGCACTTGGAAAGGGAAAACGAAAACCTACGACATGCGCGGCAAAAAGTTTGCTGTCGTGATGGCGGGTAACCCGTACACAGAGAGTGGCGAAGCATTCAGAATCCCAGATATGTTGGCTAACCGTGCGGACATCTACAACCTCGGTGATATGCTCTCTGACCAGAAATCGATCTTCGATTTAAGCTTTATCGAAAACTCGCTCACCTCCAACAACGTGCTTGCGCCTTTAGCAACGCGAGACCTGAATGATTTGTACCGCTTTGTCAGAATGGCAGAGGGAGAAAGCATCGCGCTGAGTGAGATGAGCCATTCTTATTCTGCGATCGAATCGGGCGAGATCGTGACAACCTTGCAAAAACTGATCATGGCGCAGCAAATTGTCTTGAAGGTGAATCAGCAGTACATCAAGTCAGCCGCAACCGCGGATCAGTATCGTGTCGAACCTCCGTTCAAGCTGCAAGGCTCGTATCGAAACATGAATAAACTGGCGGAGAAAATCTCGTCAGTGATGACTGACCAAGAGATGCATACGCTGCTTCAAGATCACTATCAGGGTGAAGCACAAACGCTGGCCGCGGGTACTGAGGAAAACCTACTCAAGCTTGCAGAGCTGCGTGGTGACATGACGGATGAACAGCAAGCACGTTGGTCTGAAATCAAAGAAGGGTATCAGCGTCAGCAAATGATGGGTGATTCCGAAGACCGAGCAGGACAGGTTGTGCAGCAACTTGCTATGTTGAATCAGCATGTTGCTCGATTTGGTCGTCATGATCAGGAGGGGAGCTAA
- a CDS encoding phospholipase D-like domain-containing protein — MDRQKWSAWLEASIQDYRLDDSERRELQSELQDSVLSHEDRSYLRNMSFKLVQQEIQNQGDAAALVRWLERVVKVLDNVMSQNSADTASSWFSPGRACASGIIEQLKLARHSVDICVFTIADNDLTDQILAAHKRGVAVRIVTDNDKMYDKGSDVEYLAAQGVAVKIDTTRYHMHHKFAIFDQQRLINGSFNWTRSASKYNQEDITLTDDRRFVSAFLRQFETLWQKFPCHKPS, encoded by the coding sequence ATGGATCGACAGAAATGGTCAGCGTGGCTAGAGGCTTCGATACAAGATTATCGCCTAGATGATAGTGAGCGAAGAGAGCTCCAATCAGAGCTGCAGGACTCGGTATTAAGTCATGAAGACCGCTCCTACCTGCGTAATATGAGCTTTAAGCTCGTGCAGCAAGAAATCCAAAATCAAGGTGATGCAGCCGCTTTAGTTCGTTGGTTGGAGCGCGTGGTCAAGGTTTTAGACAATGTCATGAGTCAGAACTCGGCAGACACCGCGTCGAGCTGGTTTTCTCCGGGTAGAGCGTGTGCGTCCGGCATCATTGAACAGCTGAAGCTGGCTCGTCACTCGGTGGACATTTGTGTTTTCACTATCGCGGATAACGACTTAACCGATCAGATCCTCGCCGCGCATAAAAGAGGCGTGGCGGTCCGAATCGTGACCGACAACGACAAGATGTACGATAAAGGCAGTGATGTTGAATACCTTGCAGCACAGGGCGTGGCGGTCAAAATTGATACGACTCGATACCATATGCACCATAAGTTCGCGATCTTCGACCAACAGAGGTTGATCAATGGCAGCTTTAACTGGACACGCAGCGCTTCTAAATACAATCAGGAAGATATCACGCTTACCGACGACCGCAGGTTTGTTTCTGCGTTCTTAAGACAATTTGAAACGCTATGGCAGAAGTTTCCTTGCCATAAGCCGTCATAA
- a CDS encoding toxic anion resistance protein, producing MTELMNSEHQVLEVDATPQIVALAEQFDAFDSVATITFGKEALEKITAFSDEVLEQVRVRDSGEAGDILHAMVSSMDSAEFSNLGKTSLLSRLPLVGELFDSFKKFSASFDSVKSQLEQLSGRLEAQEMKLAHDISQLDTLYDHNLELLGGLEQYIAAGKYKLNQLTQNVLPSLLAQSEQSGDALDAQRYRDATQAVARLEKRVHNLELTRLAAIQTAPQIRLSQEGNKMLMEDIQDIVHNTFPLWKRQFLIAISNYEKEKALKVTRAVKDYTNKQYVQNAEKLKALEEQIAENYQRGILDLDSLETVNQLTIETLNNTLSRVKEGRAQREQAQQVIERAEAELKQALEQTL from the coding sequence ATGACCGAATTGATGAATTCTGAACATCAGGTACTTGAGGTGGACGCTACTCCTCAAATCGTCGCACTCGCAGAGCAATTTGATGCGTTTGATAGCGTAGCGACGATCACTTTTGGTAAAGAGGCGCTGGAAAAAATCACCGCTTTCTCTGACGAAGTGTTAGAGCAAGTTCGTGTTCGCGACAGTGGTGAAGCGGGCGATATTTTGCATGCAATGGTATCGTCCATGGACAGCGCTGAATTTTCAAATTTGGGCAAAACCAGCTTGTTATCGAGGCTTCCTTTAGTCGGTGAGCTTTTTGATTCTTTCAAAAAATTCTCGGCAAGTTTTGATTCAGTGAAAAGCCAATTGGAACAGCTTTCAGGACGTTTAGAAGCACAAGAGATGAAGTTGGCTCATGATATTAGCCAGCTCGATACGCTCTATGACCATAATTTAGAGTTGCTCGGCGGATTAGAGCAGTACATCGCCGCTGGTAAGTACAAGTTAAACCAGCTTACGCAAAATGTATTACCAAGCTTACTGGCACAATCTGAGCAAAGTGGTGATGCGTTAGATGCCCAGAGATACCGTGATGCGACTCAAGCCGTTGCGCGTTTAGAAAAGCGCGTGCATAACCTTGAGCTCACTCGCCTTGCTGCTATCCAAACCGCACCTCAGATTCGATTGTCTCAAGAAGGCAATAAAATGCTGATGGAAGACATTCAAGATATCGTGCACAACACTTTCCCATTGTGGAAGCGCCAATTCTTGATTGCGATTTCCAATTATGAAAAAGAGAAAGCGTTGAAGGTAACGCGTGCGGTGAAGGATTACACCAATAAGCAATATGTGCAAAACGCAGAGAAACTTAAGGCGTTAGAAGAACAAATTGCAGAAAACTACCAGCGTGGCATTCTCGATCTCGATTCTCTAGAGACCGTGAATCAACTGACGATAGAAACGTTGAACAATACGCTATCGCGAGTGAAGGAAGGCAGAGCGCAACGCGAGCAGGCTCAGCAAGTGATTGAGCGAGCAGAAGCAGAACTTAAACAAGCGCTTGAGCAAACCTTGTAA